GACAATACATCCAGAGCAGAAACGGATAATTTCACTGAAGCTGGTATCGTTGGTCATCAATACAATCGCGTGCTGGATGCACAGGAAATTCTGTTATCCGATGTCAAAGATCGCGAGCTGCGATATCGCTCTATCATGGATAATGTGATGGATGCGATCATCACCATTAACCTGGAAGGAAAAATCGAAGAATTCAATCTGGGAGCAGAACATCTATTCGGATATTTGAACCACGAAGTCGTCGGGCAAAATATCAATTTACTCATCCCACCTCTTCATCAGAAAATTCAACATGAATACGCCGAAGGGGATCTCAACCCCCAACTGGTCCGTGCCATCGGATCCCGGCAGGAGATTGTGGCGCAACGTAATGACGGTTCTACTTTTCCGGCAGAACTCGCCGTCAGCTCGGTGGTCCTGGCAGATCGGGAAATTTTTACTGGTATTATTCAGGACATCAGCGAACGCAAAGAATATGAACGCTCTTTAAATGAAGCCCGCAAACGGGCTGAAGCAGCCAGTGAAGCCAAAAGTGAATTCCTGGCTAATATGAGTCATGAAATCCGAACCCCCATGACAGCCATTCTGGGTTTTACCGATATCCTGCTTGGGAATTTGCAAAATAAAGAAGACATTGAGGCAGCCAACATTGTGAAACGAAACGGTGAATATCTCATCGGCGTGATCAATGATATTCTCGACCTTTCAAAAATCGAAGCCCGCAAAATCGAACTGGAACAGGTTCGCATCAACACTCAGGAGCTCATTTCAGACATCGCTTCACTCATGCAGGTCAAAGCCGATTCCAAAGGGCTCAAGATCGTGATCTCTTTTGAAAATCCGATCCCGGAAACAATCATCACCGACCCCACTCGCCTGCGCCAGATTCTGATCAATCTGCTTGGTAATGCCATCAAGTTTACTGAAACCGGTCACGTCGAATTGCGAATCAAAACAATCAATACGGAATATGGATTCCCCCAACTCCAATTTCAAGTCATTGATACCGGTATCGGAATTTCGGAAACAGCCCTCGCACAAATCTATCAGCCCTTCACACAGGCAGACAGTTCAACGACCCGAAAATATGGAGGCACCGGACTGGGGCTGGCGATCTCAAAACGACTGGCAGAGATGCTCGGCGGCAAGATTCACGTTACCAGCACCATCGGTGTAGGCAGCAACTTCACAATCTCGATCAACACAGGATCACTGGAAGGCATCCGCCTGTTGCAACTGAACGAGAATGCCATCAAAAAAGTCGCTACTGAAACCAAAGATGAAAATTCACTCAAACCAAACAGTAACATTAACTCCAGCCGGATTCTCATCGTGGAAGACGGGCTTGATAACCAGCGCCTCATCTCATTTCTATTGAAAAAAGAAGGCATGCAGGTTGAGCTGGCCGATAACGGAAAAATTGGTTATGAGCAAGCAATGGCGGCGTTGGAAGACGAGCATCCCTATGACTTCATCCTGATGGATATGCAAATGCCTGTGATGGATGGTTATACCGCGACCCGAAAACTACGCGAATCCGGCTATAGTGGGCCAATCATCGCACTCACCGCGCATGCTATGAAAAACGATATGGAAAAGTGTCTCGATGCCGGCTGCAACGCCTATGCTACCAAACCCGTCGATAAGCAAAAACTGCTGGAGACCATCGCACGCCTTGCAGAACCGGAAAATCATACAGAGGAACTGCAGCCAACTGTGAACGGCTAAACTCACGTTTCAAGACCAGAACTGACGATCCAGCGTACGGTAATTAATGGCTTCACTGATGTGAGACGCAGTAATCTGATCGCTCTGATCCAGGTCGGCAATGGTTCGGCTGATTCGCAAAATCTTATCATGAGCCCGTGCTGAAAGTCCCATGTCTTCCATTGCCGATTTTAATAATGCCTCTGCATCGCCAGCCAGTTGACAGTATTTTCTTAGCTGCCGCGGCGTCATTCGACCATTGTGTGAAGTCGATTCCTGCTGAAAACGGCGCGACTGAATTTCCCGCGCTTCCAAAACACGTTCACGCATCGTCGCACTGTCGGTGCCCGCTGATTTTTCTGAAAGATCCCGAAATGGTACAGGGGGAACCTCTATGTGAATGTCGATCCGATCCAGTAATGGGCCGCTGATCTTGGAAAGATAACGCTCAATTTGCATTGGATTGCAGGAACACTTTCGTCGTGGATCAGAAAGATAACCACAAGGACAGGGATTCATCGCTGCGATTAACATCACGTTCGCAGGAAATGTCACGCTGCCGATTGCGCGGGAAATGGTGACTTCACCTCCCTCAAGTGGCTGACGGAGTACTTCCAGAGTACGCCGATTAAATTCAGGCAACTCATCCAGAAATAACAGACCATTATGTGCCAGGCTGATCTCTCCCGGTGCCGGCGTAGACCCGCCTCCCACCAATCCCGCTTCACTGATGGTATGATGAGGAGTCCGAAACTGGCGTAGCATCACCAGAGATTGATTATTAGATAAACGCCCCATCGCACTGTAAATTCGCGTCGTCTCTAAACTCTCTTCCTGAGAAAGGCGCGGCAAGATTGTACTGAACCTCGAAGCCAGCAAAGTCTTTCCAGTACCAGGCGACCCGATCATGAGTAAATGATGCATTCCGGCAGCGGCAACCGTGATCGCCCGTTTCGAATATTCCTGCCCCTTTACATCGCTATAGTCGATTTCATACTGACCGTGTTCCTCTAGCGCATTCTCCCAGGAAAATTCGACCGCTTCGATGGGCAGGTTCCCCGTATAAAAACCGACGGCTTCTGCCAGAGTGCCCACGGCAAACACATCCAGCCCCTCCACGACAGCGGCTTCCTCTGCATTCTGAACCGGAACCAGAATTCCCTGCTTGCCCTGCTCGCGCGCCGCGATGGCCATCGATAACGCGCCCCGCACCGGACGAATCGTGCCATCCAGAGCCAACTCTCCCACAACCGCATACTCCTGAAACCGATCCGAGGCAAGCTGTCCACTGGCAGTCAACAATCCCAATGCAATCGGCAGATCAAACGAGGCCGCGTCTTTGGGGAGATCCGCGGGAGACAGGTTGATCACAATCCGATCGATGGGACGATTGTACCCGCTGTTTACCAGAGCCCGCTCAATCCGATGCGTACTCTCTTTCACAGCTGCTTCTGCCAACCCCACCAGAATCGTTTTCGGCATCGCCCCGGGAGAGATATCGACTTCCACTTCGACCGGCTTGGCTTCGATGCCAAATAAAGAATAGGTATAGAGCTTGGCCAGCATGAGGATTTTTCTTCAGTTCAGATTAACGCCTATTTTGTCCAGTATTCAAGTGATCCTCATCATGCTACCCGGAATCAGAACAACAGTCCACATACCTCAAGACGGACAATCTTGTTTTTAGGCCAAAATTTCCTGGAAAACGGAAAGAATTCCGCCCCAAACCAGTGATTTTCAACCGATTGGCTTTTTTTCATGACTGTGTTCGACTAGAATACCCGGCCCGATACCGATAACATTCTGCAGGCCTCATCAGTCAATATGTGGTCTTGATTTGAAAATTTCGAAGACCATAAAGGATAAAGTCATGGCAAAAACACAACGTAAACTGAAAAAAGCAAATCACGGTCGTCGTCCTGCCAGTGCTAAAGCACGCAAGCAAAAACGAAAGCACATCAAATTCTAATTTGATGGAGCCGGTCGCGTACGACCCACAAACATAAAAACCTCGCCCTGCGATGATCAGGCGAGGTTTTTTGCTGCGCTGTTCTGAATTTGCGTTTGAACACCCACTTCTATCAGGATAACCCCAGTCCCTGTAAATCAGCGTCATGAATCTGAGCCATTTTGATCGCGTCTTTCAGTTTCCCGACGACAAAGTGCTTATGGTTGGCAACCGCCTGTTCTGAAATTTGTAATTGCAATGCTACCTCTTTATTCGCCTTCCCCGAGACAAACAACTGCTCAATACACTGCAGCCGCTCATACTCTCCATTTTTGATCCAGGATAAAATTAAGTCCTGCAGGCTCTCACAAATGATCTGCTCTTCTTTTGATTTGCGTTCTTTACTCCGCGCCAGACTGGAAGCCACTCGCGCATGACCTGCCGGCTCGCGATGGTTTTCCCGTTCGCCCTTCTCGTCCGGAAATAGGGGAATGGTGGGCCGTCTACCCTGCTTGCGGAGCAAATCTGTCAGCTTATGAGAAGCAATCGCAAACAGAAACGACTCCAAAGGCGTCGCCGGATCATAGTTCGGCAGACTGATCAAAAAACCCAGAAACGTTTCCTGAACGACATCTTCGCTGCTCGCCGCATTGCGCAATCGGCTGTTAACAAACGCCAGCAGCCGTCCTTCAAACCGCGCAATCAATTCTGCCCAGGCGTCAGAGTCGCCAGCTTTGATTTGAGATACTAGAAGTTGATCGGCTTCATCGATTGGCATGAGGGAATCACAAACTGCTTTGAGTTAAGAATTTTTAAGCGGACTTCACTGTAGCCTGAGAATGCGTGACTCTCAAATACACGGCGACTCCGGCACACAGTAATGTCATCAAACCAAAGCCCCCCCCCAGCCATGCGACCCGTTCATTCCCAATTTTCTGCTTCCATCGTGCAAACAGCGTCTCTCGCACGCGAGGAGAATCTTCGAATTCCAGATAAGCACGATACATATTCTGTTTGAGTGGTTCCCCATTTTTCAGAACGTCTCCAAAATTATGTTCGACCAGCTGATAGTAACTTCTCCGCAATGCCACCTGACGAACTTCATCCGGGCTGACCTCCAAATTTGCCAGAGGGTAATGTGGATAGCGCAACTGCAGATTCGCTTTCAATTTCAAGCCTGCCTTAGCCAAAGCATCGTACTGTGCTTCACCAACCGTCACAAACAAACCAGATTCAACAACCAACCGGCTTGATTCCAACAGGTTCTTCTTGTTTTGATGCGTATGATCCAATCCGGAAACAACCCAGTCTGGTAACGGTTTCAGCGGTTCCTTTGCTCTTGCCGTCGCCGGAACAGGGATCTCCGCTTGAGGAGGATCGTGTGGTTTTCGGGCAACGACAGGGAGTTCCCAAAATGGTTCCGGTATTTTTGGGGGACTGGCAACAGCCGCTTTTGCCGGAATATTCCTGCTGAATGAATCACTGCTGACGGCTTCAGCAGATACAATTTCTGGAGATCTCAGGAAGACATAGGGTAGCAAAATTGCCAATAAAACTAAGAGTACTCCCCCCGTTATGAAGACAAATATGGTCGCCAGAAAAGACCCGACCGAAAAATTCTGAAATAATTTCATAACAACGAGGATGATCGTAGGCACCAGAATCAGCACCATGAGCAAAATAAAAATCCAGGTAAATTCAAGTGGTGCGGCGTTCATTATTTCGTCCCCTTAATCTCAACGACGCGTTGATCTTCCGAAATCCACGAGGCAGAAAGCTGAACTACACTCGAAATAATGGCTGCCCAACTCAATGCAGCAACAACGGGAAATGCCCAGATTGCGGTGACCACATAGGCAACAAATACGGTTGTCAGAACAGAAGTCACTTTGAATTTTCTTGGTCGAAATGAATCAGCGTGCCACCACCAGCGGCGGAAACAGAAGAGCATTCCAAAGAAAACCACATAGCCAATCAAGCTGGGTTGCCCATTCCCTAGAATTAAAGAATACGGGCCGATCACGTTGAACCAGGGTCTTAATCCCAAATGCATGTCTCGTGAAGCAGGCATTGAAGTCATTAAGACGTCTGCTTGAATCAAATAGATCAACGATCCTACGACAACTCCTGTGATCATCCAGATAATACGACGCGTGCTGTTATCGAACACTTTTCCTTCTGTCAGTTTTGCAACACCCAAAACGCTCCAGGCAGCGACGATTGTTCCAAACGTCAGCAGTGCCAGGGGAGCGAAATCATTGCCGCTCCAGAATCCTCTGGAAATTAATCCATCTGTAAAACACAAAATCCCCGCCATGATCACCAGCGTACAGACGACCGCTTTCACCATCGAAATGGATAAATCATAGAATCGGCTTTGAAGGGAAATCGATCGCGGCGTACGCGGCGTCAATGCACGCCGATAACAGCGTTTATTTCGGTGCTGTTCCCGTACACGACGTTGCTCTGCTTCTGCTTTCTGCCGTTCCTGCTCTCGGAAAATCCGTGTCTCATCCAATACTTGAGCGCGGTATTCTTTTGCAGCTGTATCCCTTCGGTGGTTCTTTTCTTTATCCCAGAGATCACTGATGGGAGGCGGCCCTTTTACAATCGCTGCAATCCCTTTGGTAAAAATCAGCCGCCCGAACATGCCTGTGATGACAATGGCCCCACAGAAAAACATCATGATAAAGAGGCCAAAAAAGAGAGGAATTCCGACCCTCAGACCTCCTATTGATATTCCTATCATCCCTACCAAAAAAAACATCAGGATAATTCCGGGGCCCCAAAGCCTGGTATACTCCCAACCAGAGTGATTGTTCGAAACACGAGAGGTTTGATTCACTCCGTCCGCATGTTGCATCGGGGCAGCGACAGCCGCGAAGGTTTCAAATGATGTATCAGGAATTTCTGTAACCGTCTCGCGCTGAAACAGAGCGCGTTCAAATTCCTGCTTGAAGACTTTGACGTCGGCAATTCGTTTTTGTGGGTCTTTTTCTAAGGCACGTCCCATAACGGCACGCAGATGAACGGGCAAACGGCTCAGGTCCGGTTTTTCGGAAAGATGTTTCATCAGAATCTCCGCCGTCGATTCCCCGTCGAAGGGGACCACGCCGGTAATCATCTCGTAGACCATCACACCTACCGCATAGACGTCGACTTCTTTTCCATAACGTCCCCGCGCTACTTCGGGTGCCATGTAATACACGGTGCCCACACTCTGCGTATTCGCACTGCGGCGACTATGGGTAATAAATTTCGACAAACCCACATCGCCAATTTTGATGGTCTCGCCATCGCGGAATACATTCGAAGGTTTCAAATCCCGGTGTACCAGGCCGCGACTATGCAGATAAGACAAGCCTTCTGAAATCCCCGACAGCCAATACCGTACCTGCTCCATCGGCATCCCGTTGGGACACTGATGCAAGGCTTTATCCAGCCCCTGGCCGGACACATATTCCATCACCACCCAGTGGTCGCCGTCGCGGTCCGTTTTGACATCAAAGATCGTGACCAGATTCGGATGTTTTAGATTCAGACATTGCGTCACGCCGCGCAATTCAATATCCATGTTCTGTTGCAGCAATTTGAGCGCCACCTCTTTGCCCGAATCACTCAGTGCATAATACACCTCTCCAAATCCACCCCGGTCGATGGCGCGCTTAATCGTAAATCCTGCTAAAGGTTTCGATTCTGGTGCAAAGGTGAATTTCATGGCTCATTCCATCCGTTAAACAACGTATTTGTTGTACGGCAAACTATTTATAACTGTGATTGATCGCGTGTACTTCCACACACTCTAATGCAACTTATTGACTGTAATAATAACGTTCATAAAAGTGTTATGGATCATTTTATTTCTCTGAATCTACTGTCCCGTCTGTTTAATCCGCTCAGGCCGTCGGACCAGGTAATATAAAATCGCGCCGAGATAACTGAGGAACACAATCACGAGCGCCCAGATAATTTTATCATTTCCAACTGAAGGTTCATTTTTCAGACAATCGATCAGCATCCAGATCCAGAAAATGGTCGCCAAAATACCAATGACAACAGAGAGTAACCCAAATATTAAACTAAAGATTGAGAACATAATTCCAATTTCCATAATAAAATCTTTATATCAGCGCGAGTAAAACACCAAATCAATTCTTCAGCCACCTCCCATTAAATACTTCAGGCATTTCTATTGTCCAAATCGTTCAATTCGCTGGGGACGACGTATGAAGTAATAGAGTAAAGATCCGATAATCCCGAGAAACACCATCAAGAGCACCCAGATCACTTTATCATTCCCTTCCGCTGGTTCATTTTTCAGACAATCAACAAGCATCCAGATCCACATCACCAACTGCAAGATAATGAAAGCAGCAACTCCCATTATAATTAGTCCCACTATTATTGAATCCATGAACTTCACTTTCTTAATAACACAAATAGATTAGCGCGAGTAAAACCCCAAATCGTTTAACTGACGACCTCCCAACGAAAACGTAATTCAGGGCCACTGACCAGAGAACCCGGGGTTAACACGGCTCCCTCAGACGCTGGCTCCCCATTGTTAAATATTTCCAGCTTCGAACGACACAAAATCTGATCCCCCTGACGATATAAAATGACAGTTCCCGACCAATTGTGACAAACAACATGATTCTCACCGGAGGAACCAAGCAGACATGTCTCTGCCATCAAAATAATGCCATCCAGTCGCTGCTGAGGCTGATGATAACTGGTCAATTCCAGACACGCAGTCGCGCTCAGTACGGTCGGCTGACGAAAGGTGATTACAGTATCTGTATTCAGTCTAATCGCTGCCTGATCGGTCAGCAAGACGCGATCATTCACAGCACGCTGGTCACAAAACACAGGGGCCTTCGCTTCCAGGTAATAGCTCTCGCCGGAACGCACGATTGAAGCATGGTGTCGAGACAGGTTCGCCAGCAATGACAAATCAGCCCAAGCCGATCTCAGGCCACCAATGGTTCCCGGCTCACCTGGGCCACCAATGCGCATTGTTTCTGATAAATACACCAGATAGGTTCCGACGCCGTCAATCCACAACAGATAGCTCGAACCTGCAGCGGAATTCGCTGCGGGAGCCTGCTGAGAATTTTTTGAAGACGAAGTGAAGAAGCCCAAGGTTGTTCTCCTGAGAACAGATCTGATTTGAGACAAGGTGACAGATAGTATGACTCTTTATCTTAACGTATGATTCCCCAAATTGGTCTACTGGAATCGATTTTTTCACTAATCATCATACTGATCCATGACTTACGTTAAACTGGTACGGGGCAGGCAGCCTCGTCCAGAGACGAAAACTACCTGCCACCACTCGCGCCAATGCTTCATCTCCCAGTCAGATAATTACTGAGCAGCGACTTTATCGCCAGCCTTCAGCTTGAAGTACTCATCCATCTGCTTAACCACATCCCGTTTCTCTTTTACTTTCGTATCGACGGGAATCAGGCCGGTGAACTTTCCTTCGGCATCCAACAGCTTTTCTTTCACATCAAGCTGCTTGTTCAAGTCTTTGATCAACCCCTTGGCTCGTGTG
This genomic interval from Gimesia alba contains the following:
- the amt gene encoding ammonium transporter; this translates as MSHELTTNTIWVLVCTSLVFLMQAGFCCLESGLSRSKNSINVATKNVVDFFIGALIFWLFGYGLMFGSSYYGLIGTSQFAFDDSNPTHWPTVIFLFQLVFCSAAMTISSGAVAERMRFRSYIILAVGIGAVAYPLFGHWAWAKDISGAPAGWLGKLGFLDFAGSSVVHSVGAWSALAAVLILGPRTGRFSKNFNQSRFSSSNLPLAALGFLILWFGWFGFNGGSTLALNGEVPSIILNTILAGIAGGVCALVWELISSQQISVEKIFNGSLAGLVAITASCNAVSFPSALLIGAIAGVVMLASLSLLENRFKVDDVVGAIPVHGFAGAWGTLAVALFADASLFQNGISRTQQLGIQALGVAVCFVWSFGFIWIFMSIMNRLMPIRVTVEEEKIGLNVAEHGASTELHSLLETMIAHENGDNTSRAETDNFTEAGIVGHQYNRVLDAQEILLSDVKDRELRYRSIMDNVMDAIITINLEGKIEEFNLGAEHLFGYLNHEVVGQNINLLIPPLHQKIQHEYAEGDLNPQLVRAIGSRQEIVAQRNDGSTFPAELAVSSVVLADREIFTGIIQDISERKEYERSLNEARKRAEAASEAKSEFLANMSHEIRTPMTAILGFTDILLGNLQNKEDIEAANIVKRNGEYLIGVINDILDLSKIEARKIELEQVRINTQELISDIASLMQVKADSKGLKIVISFENPIPETIITDPTRLRQILINLLGNAIKFTETGHVELRIKTINTEYGFPQLQFQVIDTGIGISETALAQIYQPFTQADSSTTRKYGGTGLGLAISKRLAEMLGGKIHVTSTIGVGSNFTISINTGSLEGIRLLQLNENAIKKVATETKDENSLKPNSNINSSRILIVEDGLDNQRLISFLLKKEGMQVELADNGKIGYEQAMAALEDEHPYDFILMDMQMPVMDGYTATRKLRESGYSGPIIALTAHAMKNDMEKCLDAGCNAYATKPVDKQKLLETIARLAEPENHTEELQPTVNG
- a CDS encoding YifB family Mg chelatase-like AAA ATPase: MLAKLYTYSLFGIEAKPVEVEVDISPGAMPKTILVGLAEAAVKESTHRIERALVNSGYNRPIDRIVINLSPADLPKDAASFDLPIALGLLTASGQLASDRFQEYAVVGELALDGTIRPVRGALSMAIAAREQGKQGILVPVQNAEEAAVVEGLDVFAVGTLAEAVGFYTGNLPIEAVEFSWENALEEHGQYEIDYSDVKGQEYSKRAITVAAAGMHHLLMIGSPGTGKTLLASRFSTILPRLSQEESLETTRIYSAMGRLSNNQSLVMLRQFRTPHHTISEAGLVGGGSTPAPGEISLAHNGLLFLDELPEFNRRTLEVLRQPLEGGEVTISRAIGSVTFPANVMLIAAMNPCPCGYLSDPRRKCSCNPMQIERYLSKISGPLLDRIDIHIEVPPVPFRDLSEKSAGTDSATMRERVLEAREIQSRRFQQESTSHNGRMTPRQLRKYCQLAGDAEALLKSAMEDMGLSARAHDKILRISRTIADLDQSDQITASHISEAINYRTLDRQFWS
- a CDS encoding 50S ribosomal protein bL37, whose amino-acid sequence is MAKTQRKLKKANHGRRPASAKARKQKRKHIKF
- a CDS encoding RNA polymerase sigma factor — protein: MPIDEADQLLVSQIKAGDSDAWAELIARFEGRLLAFVNSRLRNAASSEDVVQETFLGFLISLPNYDPATPLESFLFAIASHKLTDLLRKQGRRPTIPLFPDEKGERENHREPAGHARVASSLARSKERKSKEEQIICESLQDLILSWIKNGEYERLQCIEQLFVSGKANKEVALQLQISEQAVANHKHFVVGKLKDAIKMAQIHDADLQGLGLS
- a CDS encoding serine/threonine protein kinase produces the protein MKFTFAPESKPLAGFTIKRAIDRGGFGEVYYALSDSGKEVALKLLQQNMDIELRGVTQCLNLKHPNLVTIFDVKTDRDGDHWVVMEYVSGQGLDKALHQCPNGMPMEQVRYWLSGISEGLSYLHSRGLVHRDLKPSNVFRDGETIKIGDVGLSKFITHSRRSANTQSVGTVYYMAPEVARGRYGKEVDVYAVGVMVYEMITGVVPFDGESTAEILMKHLSEKPDLSRLPVHLRAVMGRALEKDPQKRIADVKVFKQEFERALFQRETVTEIPDTSFETFAAVAAPMQHADGVNQTSRVSNNHSGWEYTRLWGPGIILMFFLVGMIGISIGGLRVGIPLFFGLFIMMFFCGAIVITGMFGRLIFTKGIAAIVKGPPPISDLWDKEKNHRRDTAAKEYRAQVLDETRIFREQERQKAEAEQRRVREQHRNKRCYRRALTPRTPRSISLQSRFYDLSISMVKAVVCTLVIMAGILCFTDGLISRGFWSGNDFAPLALLTFGTIVAAWSVLGVAKLTEGKVFDNSTRRIIWMITGVVVGSLIYLIQADVLMTSMPASRDMHLGLRPWFNVIGPYSLILGNGQPSLIGYVVFFGMLFCFRRWWWHADSFRPRKFKVTSVLTTVFVAYVVTAIWAFPVVAALSWAAIISSVVQLSASWISEDQRVVEIKGTK
- a CDS encoding PLDc N-terminal domain-containing protein → MFSIFSLIFGLLSVVIGILATIFWIWMLIDCLKNEPSVGNDKIIWALVIVFLSYLGAILYYLVRRPERIKQTGQ
- a CDS encoding PLDc N-terminal domain-containing protein, which codes for MDSIIVGLIIMGVAAFIILQLVMWIWMLVDCLKNEPAEGNDKVIWVLLMVFLGIIGSLLYYFIRRPQRIERFGQ
- a CDS encoding FHA domain-containing protein, translated to MGFFTSSSKNSQQAPAANSAAGSSYLLWIDGVGTYLVYLSETMRIGGPGEPGTIGGLRSAWADLSLLANLSRHHASIVRSGESYYLEAKAPVFCDQRAVNDRVLLTDQAAIRLNTDTVITFRQPTVLSATACLELTSYHQPQQRLDGIILMAETCLLGSSGENHVVCHNWSGTVILYRQGDQILCRSKLEIFNNGEPASEGAVLTPGSLVSGPELRFRWEVVS